One Setaria viridis chromosome 3, Setaria_viridis_v4.0, whole genome shotgun sequence DNA window includes the following coding sequences:
- the LOC117850057 gene encoding serine carboxypeptidase 2, producing MIKLPQEEVGDFDPRTGTMAGRFHVAPVLVAVLLAWACQLRPTAAATAIGHEAGRIGRLPGQPVVDFPMYSGYVTVDGRAGRALFYWLQEVPAASQPAPLVLWLNGGPGCSSVAYGASEELGAFRIRPGGATLFLNKYRWNSAANILFLDSPAGVGFSYTNTTSDLYNSGDRRTAHDSYTFLVRWFERFPQYKYRDFYIAGESYAGHYVPELSQLVYRKNKGVSKPQINIKGFMVGNAVTDDYHDQVGTFESWWNHGLISDATYRRLKATCVSTVHHDIEHTSPPCDAAYDAATVEQGDIDPYSIYTPTCNQTSSSTTARKNWRLKGHYPWMRGSYDPCTEMHSTVYYNRPEVQRALHANVTGINYTWTTCSGIINTNWGDSPRSMLPIYKELIAAGLRIWVYSGDTDSVVPLTATRYSIDALGLPTVVSWYPWYDKKEVGGWSQVYKGLTLVTIRGAGHEVPLHRPKQALILFRRFLHGKPMPKNGTVV from the exons ATGATCAAATTGCCCCAAGAAGAGGTAGGAGATTTTGATCCAAGAACCGGCACCATGGCCGGTCGTTTCCATGTAGCTCCAGTACTTGTGGCTGTGCTTCTGGCATGGGCATGCCAGCTccggccaacggcggcggccacggccatcGGCCATGAAGCAGGCCGCATCGGCCGGCTGCCCGGGCAGCCGGTCGTGGATTTCCCGATGTACTCTGGGTATGTCACCGTCGACGGGCGCGCAGGGCGAGCACTGTTCTATTGGCTCCAGGAAGTGCCTGCCGCGTCCCAGCCGGCGCCGCTCGTGCTGTGGCTGAACGGCGGGCCAGGGTGCTCGTCGGTGGCGTACGGAGCGTCGGAGGAGCTCGGCGCGTTCCGCatccggccgggcggcgcgacgctCTTCCTCAACAAATACCGGTGGAACAGTG CGGCGAACATCCTGTTCTtggactcgccggccggcgtggGATTCTCGTACACCAACACCACCTCAGACCTCTACAACTCCGGAGACAGGAGAACAG CACATGATTCTTACACCTTTCTGGTGAGATGGTTCGAGAGGTTCCCACAATACAAGTACCGCGATTTCTACATTGCCGGGGAGAGCTACGCGG GGCATTACGTTCCCGAGCTGTCCCAGCTGGTCTACCGGAAAAACAAAGGAGTCAGCAAACCTCAGATAAACATCAAAGGCTTCATG GTCGGGAACGCCGTGACGGACGACTACCACGACCAGGTGGGCACGTTCGAGTCGTGGTGGAACCACGGGCTCATCTCCGACGCCACGTACCGGCGGCTGAAGGCCACCTGCGTCTCCACAGTGCACCACGACATCGAGCACACGTCTCCACCGTGCGACGCCGCGTACGATGCGGCGACGGTGGAGCAGGGCGACATCGACCCTTACAGCATCTACACGCCCACATGCAACCAGACGTCatcgtcgacgacggcgaggaagaaCTGGAGGCTCAAGGGGCATTAC CCCTGGATGAGGGGATCTTATGACCCATGCACCGAAATGCACTCCACGGTGTACTACAACCGGCCGGAGGTGCAACGGGCTCTCCACGCCAACGTCACCGGCATAAACTACACTTGGACGACCTGCAG TGGCATCATCAACACCAACTGGGGAGATTCACCAAGATCCATGCTTCCGATCTACAAGGAGCTTATTGCAGCTGGCCTGAGGATATGGGTCTACAG TGGAGATACAGACTCAGTAGTCCCTTTGACAGCAACAAGATACTCCATCGATGCTCTGGGCCTTCCCACTGTCGTTAGTTGGTACCCGTGGTATGATAAAAAAGAG GTTGGTGGATGGAGCCAAGTGTACAAGGGGCTGACCTTGGTGACCATTCGAGGGGCGGGGCATGAAGTTCCTCTCCACCGTCCAAAACAGGCGCTCATACTGTTTCGGCGCTTCTTGCATGGCAAACCCATGCCTAAAAATGGAACTGTTGTGTAG